In Streptomyces puniciscabiei, a single genomic region encodes these proteins:
- a CDS encoding flavin monoamine oxidase family protein, with protein sequence MTSTVPNAVEHTDEQQPPITMFGPDFPYAYDDFLAHPAGLGQIPATEHGTEVAIIGGGLSGIVAAYELMKMGLKPVVYEADQIGGRLRTVGFDGCDESLNCELGAMRFPPSSTALQHYIDMVGLETRPFPNPLAEATPSTVVDLKGESHYAETIDDLPQVYRDVAEAWNKCLDEGADFSDMNRAMRERDVPRIREIWAKLVEKLDNQTFYGFLCDSEAFKSFRHREIFGQVGFGTGGWDTDFPNSILEILRVVYTEADDHHRGIVGGSQQLPLRLWEREPEKIVHWPYGTSLKSLHVDGEPRPAVTRLHRTAGNRITVTDANGDIRTYKAAIFTAQSWMLLSKIECDDSLFPIDHWTAIERTHYMESSKLFVPVDRPFWLDKDEETGRDVMSMTLTDRMTRGTYLLDNGPDQPAVICLSYTWCDDSLKWLPLSANERMEVMLKSLGEIYPKVDIRKHIIGNPVTVSWENEPYFMGAFKANLPGHYRYQRRLFTHFMQERLPEDKRGIFLAGDDISWTAGWAEGAVQTALNAVWGVMHHLGGETDPANPGPGDVYDEIAPVELPED encoded by the coding sequence ATGACGTCCACGGTGCCCAACGCCGTCGAGCACACCGACGAGCAGCAGCCGCCGATCACCATGTTCGGCCCGGACTTCCCCTACGCCTACGACGACTTCCTCGCCCACCCGGCGGGCCTCGGCCAGATACCGGCGACCGAGCACGGCACCGAGGTCGCGATCATCGGCGGTGGCCTGTCCGGCATCGTCGCCGCGTACGAGCTGATGAAGATGGGCCTCAAGCCGGTCGTCTACGAGGCCGACCAGATCGGCGGCCGGCTGCGCACCGTCGGCTTCGACGGCTGCGACGAGTCGCTCAACTGCGAGCTGGGCGCGATGCGCTTCCCGCCGTCGTCCACCGCCCTGCAGCACTACATCGACATGGTGGGCCTGGAGACCCGTCCCTTCCCGAACCCGCTGGCCGAGGCCACCCCCTCGACCGTCGTGGACCTCAAGGGCGAGTCGCACTACGCCGAGACCATCGACGACCTGCCCCAGGTCTACCGTGACGTCGCCGAGGCCTGGAACAAGTGCCTCGACGAGGGCGCCGACTTCTCCGACATGAACCGCGCCATGCGCGAGCGCGATGTCCCGCGCATCCGGGAGATCTGGGCGAAGCTGGTCGAGAAGCTCGACAACCAGACCTTCTACGGCTTCCTCTGCGACTCCGAGGCCTTCAAGTCCTTCCGGCACCGCGAGATCTTCGGCCAGGTCGGCTTCGGCACCGGCGGCTGGGACACCGACTTCCCGAACTCCATCCTGGAGATCCTGCGCGTCGTCTACACCGAGGCCGACGACCACCACCGCGGCATCGTCGGCGGCTCCCAGCAGCTGCCGCTGCGCCTGTGGGAGCGCGAGCCGGAGAAGATCGTCCACTGGCCGTACGGCACCTCGCTGAAGTCCCTGCACGTGGACGGCGAGCCCCGCCCGGCCGTGACCCGGCTGCACCGCACCGCGGGCAACCGGATCACCGTGACCGACGCGAACGGCGACATCCGGACCTACAAGGCGGCGATCTTCACCGCCCAGTCCTGGATGCTGCTGTCCAAGATCGAGTGCGACGACTCGCTCTTCCCGATCGACCACTGGACCGCGATCGAGCGCACCCACTACATGGAGAGCTCGAAGCTGTTCGTCCCCGTGGACCGGCCGTTCTGGCTGGACAAGGACGAGGAGACCGGCCGGGACGTCATGTCGATGACCCTGACCGACCGCATGACCCGCGGCACCTACCTGCTCGACAACGGGCCGGACCAGCCCGCCGTGATCTGCCTGTCGTACACCTGGTGCGACGACAGCCTGAAGTGGCTGCCGCTGTCCGCGAACGAGCGGATGGAGGTCATGCTGAAGTCGCTCGGCGAGATCTACCCGAAGGTCGACATCAGGAAGCACATCATCGGCAACCCGGTGACGGTCTCCTGGGAGAACGAGCCTTACTTCATGGGCGCGTTCAAGGCCAACCTGCCCGGCCACTACCGCTACCAGCGGCGCCTGTTCACCCACTTCATGCAGGAGAGGCTGCCGGAGGACAAGCGCGGCATCTTCCTCGCCGGTGACGACATCTCCTGGACGGCCGGCTGGGCCGAGGGCGCCGTCCAGACCGCGCTGAACGCGGTCTGGGGCGTGATGCACCACCTCGGCGGCGAGACCGACCCGGCCAACCCCGGCCCGGGTGACGTGTACGACGAGATCGCCCCTGTGGAGCTGCCCGAGGACTGA
- a CDS encoding LLM class F420-dependent oxidoreductase gives MATRLGLSLPQMRQYSIGTDVRAVARAAERIGYDSLWVFERALFPEPATQGLYGVDGLPWPDQYRNVADPLVTLTLAAAATERAELGSSVLVAPLHLPFQLAKALASLDAASGGRVIAGFGTGWSLDEYAASGVRPIAERGAVLDEIIAVCRAVWGPDPVVHDGQLAKITSAVVGPKPARPIPLMLAASSGRTFRRLVDHADGWLPVATGAQAVAAQWRQLRELAEERGRTKPIRTVLRVNADRQAKPYDGADRRPFQGDAEQIVADLVEYAGIGLDEILIDLQGTARDARELTDVAAEVFEKARAAGV, from the coding sequence ATGGCGACCCGGCTGGGCCTGAGTCTTCCCCAGATGCGGCAGTACTCGATCGGCACCGACGTGCGCGCGGTGGCACGCGCCGCCGAACGGATCGGCTATGACAGCCTGTGGGTCTTCGAGCGGGCCCTGTTCCCCGAGCCCGCCACCCAGGGTCTGTACGGCGTCGACGGCCTGCCCTGGCCCGACCAGTACCGCAATGTGGCGGACCCGCTGGTCACCCTCACCCTGGCCGCGGCGGCCACCGAGCGGGCGGAGCTGGGCTCCAGCGTGCTGGTGGCGCCCCTGCACCTGCCGTTCCAGCTCGCGAAGGCCCTGGCCTCGCTGGACGCGGCGAGCGGGGGCCGGGTGATCGCGGGCTTCGGCACCGGCTGGTCCCTCGACGAGTACGCGGCCTCGGGCGTCCGGCCGATCGCCGAGCGTGGCGCGGTCCTGGACGAGATCATCGCGGTGTGCCGGGCCGTGTGGGGTCCGGATCCGGTCGTCCACGACGGGCAATTGGCCAAGATCACTTCCGCCGTGGTGGGGCCCAAACCCGCCCGGCCGATCCCGTTGATGCTGGCCGCGAGCAGCGGGCGGACCTTCCGCAGGCTCGTCGACCATGCCGACGGCTGGCTGCCGGTGGCCACCGGTGCGCAGGCGGTCGCCGCCCAGTGGCGGCAGTTGCGGGAGCTGGCGGAGGAGCGTGGCCGTACGAAACCCATCCGGACGGTGCTGCGGGTGAACGCCGACCGCCAGGCGAAGCCGTACGACGGGGCGGACCGCCGGCCCTTCCAGGGCGATGCCGAGCAGATCGTGGCGGACCTCGTGGAGTACGCCGGCATCGGCCTGGACGAGATCCTCATCGACCTCCAGGGCACCGCGCGGGACGCGCGGGAGCTGACGGACGTCGCCGCGGAGGTGTTTGAAAAGGCGCGGGCGGCCGGAGTCTGA